One Rissa tridactyla isolate bRisTri1 chromosome 1, bRisTri1.patW.cur.20221130, whole genome shotgun sequence DNA segment encodes these proteins:
- the LOC128904633 gene encoding histone H1, giving the protein MSETAPVAAPAVSAPGAKAAAKKPKKTAGGSKARKPAGPSVTELITKAVSASKERKGLSLAALKKALAAGGYDVEKNNSRIKLGLKSLVSKGTLVQTKGTGASGSFKLNKKPGETKEKATKKKPAAKPKKPAAKKPASAAKKPKKAAAVKKSPKKAKKPAATAAKKAAKSPKKAAKAGRPKKAAKSPAKAKAVKPKAAKPKAAKPKAAKAKKAAPKKK; this is encoded by the coding sequence ATGTCGGAGACCGCGCCTGTTGCCGCTCCCGCTGTCTCTGCGCCCGGTGCCAAGGCCGCCGCCAAGAAGCCGAAGAAAACGGCGGGCGGCTCCAAAGCCCGCAAACCCGCCGGCCCCAGCGTCACCGAGCTGATCACCAAGGCCGTCTCCGCCTCCAAGGAGCGCAAGGGGCTCTCCCTCGCCGCGCTCAAGAAGGCGCTGGCCGCCGGCGGCTACGATGTGGAGAAGAACAACAGCCGCATCAAGCTGGGGCTCAAGAGTCTCGTCAGCAAGGGCACTCTGGTGCAGACCAAGGGCACCGGCGCCTCCGGGTCTTTCAAACTGAACAAGAAACCTGGTGAGACAAAGGAGAAAGCAACCAAGAAAAAGCCAGCGGCTAAGCCGAAGAAGCCAGCGGCTAAGAAGCCCGCCAGTGCCGCCAAGAAGCCCAAGAAAGCTGCAGCTGTGAAGAAGAGCCCCAAGAAAGCCAAGAAGCCGGCTGCTACCGCGGCCAAGAAAGCAGCCAAGAGCCCCAAGAAAGCAGCCAAAGCAGGCCGCCCCAAAAAGGCAGCAAAGAGCCCGGCCAAGGCAAAGGCAGTAAAGCCCAAGGCAGCCAAGCCCAAGGCAGCCAAGCCGAAAGCGGCCAAGGCAAAGAAGGCGGCGCCCAAAAAGAAGTGA